The following proteins come from a genomic window of Myroides odoratus DSM 2801:
- the ruvA gene encoding Holliday junction branch migration protein RuvA, giving the protein MIAQIQGRLIEKTPTEVIIDCHGVGYQINISLYTYSLIGADENLKLYTFLQIKDDAHTLFGFIDKVERELFKLLISVSGVGGNTARNILSSTVPKELLQMIANADAKSIQRIKGIGAKTAQRIILDLQEKVLKLYNIDEVLPTINNTNADEALSALEVLGFVRKTAEKVVDVILKANPEASVEDIIKQALKKL; this is encoded by the coding sequence ATGATTGCGCAGATTCAAGGAAGATTAATTGAAAAAACACCTACCGAAGTGATTATTGATTGTCACGGTGTAGGATACCAAATAAATATATCACTTTATACGTATTCGCTTATTGGTGCTGATGAGAACCTTAAGTTGTATACCTTTCTTCAAATTAAAGATGATGCGCATACTTTATTCGGATTTATCGATAAAGTGGAGCGTGAGTTATTTAAACTTTTAATCTCCGTTTCTGGAGTGGGTGGAAATACCGCTCGAAACATTTTATCTTCTACTGTACCCAAAGAATTATTGCAAATGATTGCGAATGCGGATGCAAAGAGCATTCAGCGTATCAAGGGGATTGGAGCTAAAACAGCTCAACGAATTATATTAGACTTACAAGAAAAAGTACTGAAACTTTATAATATTGATGAAGTTTTGCCTACAATTAACAATACAAATGCCGATGAAGCGTTATCTGCTTTAGAGGTTCTTGGTTTTGTGCGCAAAACTGCTGAAAAGGTGGTAGATGTAATTCTAAAAGCTAATCCTGAGGCCTCTGTAGAAGATATTATTAAACAAGCATTAAAAAAGTTGTAA